A window of Adhaeribacter arboris genomic DNA:
ACGGTTTGCTCTTCCATGATAATTCGCTTAATTCTAAGAAAAATGTAGTTTAGCCATTAAAGCTTCCGAACCAGAGTCGGAATACACACCGTAAGCATTCACCAGTACGCCTTTTGTGCCATTGTTACCTTCAATAGCGTACAGGATAGCACTATCGGCCGGGTCCGTTGGACCTTCGAAGCGATAGAATTCGGTAACTTCAAAATCCTGGGGAAATAATTTTAAGCTGATCGCGGCGCATTCCAGGCAATCCTGGGCCACATTAAAGTTGTATTTATAACCCCGGCTTTCTAAATCCTTTAATGCTTCTACTAAGGTATCGTACTGTTTCATAGCCTTTTCCATTATAGCTCAATCAAGTTAGGAAATATTCTGAAGAAATAAGCTATTTAAGTATAACAGGCAATTAGTCAAGG
This region includes:
- a CDS encoding phosphoribosylpyrophosphate synthetase, whose product is MKQYDTLVEALKDLESRGYKYNFNVAQDCLECAAISLKLFPQDFEVTEFYRFEGPTDPADSAILYAIEGNNGTKGVLVNAYGVYSDSGSEALMAKLHFS